In Schizosaccharomyces osmophilus chromosome 1, complete sequence, the genomic window GCTTTTCTGtatgaatatttttaaGGAGACTAAAGGCTAGGTGCTAAAATTATTTTgctaataaaaaaaagtactACAATTCAAATAATGTAATGTAAACATTATGCCAACTTAAGCAAGGATCCATAGGTTTGGATGAAGcaaaaacttgaaattATCTCAAGATAACACAATCTACTATTGGAAGCGCCGAGAGAAAACTAGTAAAAAAGTGCAAAAGacttttaattattttggAACTACGAATAGCAGTAAAAAGCAAACGTTTAGGACTTAGGACAGAAGGGAAAAATTCCAATAGTCAGTTGCAAATTTGAAACACTAtccaattgaaaatgatttataaaaagaaaggagagGGGAGAAAAGcataaagagaaaagaggaGGGGGTACTAGGAGTAGTATAGACTCAGCAatggaaagcaaaaatcACTAAGAAAATGTTTAACCAACAATAAGCTTATCGCCATCAAATTCGTATTGAGGAATAACCAGGTTGATGGGAGCAGGACCACGACGAATACGTCCAGAAATATCATAGTGAGAACCGTGGCAAGGGCAGAACCAACCGCCATAGTCACCAGCTTCGCCAATGGGGACACAACCCAAGTGAGTACAGACACCAATCATAACTAACCATTCGGGTTTTTGAACACGATCAGAATCGGCTTGAGGGTCACGGAGGGCACTGATGTCCATAGCGTTGGCTTCATCAATTTCGGCCTGAGTACGATGGCGAATAAAGACAGGCTTACCTTGCCATTTAACAACCATATTTTTACCCTCAGGGATCTTGTTTAAGTCAACTTCAGTTTTGGACATGGCTAAAACGTCAGCAGAAGCAGACCAACTAGCAAGAAAGTCATGAACTGTAGCTTGAGCACCAGCGGCAGTTAAGGCACCAAGGGTACCAACCATGGCATAAGAAACAACACGAGATCGGTCACCAGAGGAGGATTTGGTTTTATATTCTGAAAAGTCAGGAATCTCTGTAGACTCAGAATTATATCTACGAGTGAACGCTAAAGGACCAGAAGTTTTCACTGCAGAGTTGACGGCGGATCTGGCCAAACTTTGAGAAGTCGCGCTCGACGAAGCGGGCATCCTTCTCAAGGCCGATGCGACtgattttgaaatgaattgttttggaaacatcATGAAATGTTGAAACAGGTAGGCACGAGGTTGTTGGTGAACGACAAGAACGTCAGTTGGAGGAAGGTTGGAAGCGGTGGATATAAAAAAGCCAGCGCTGATTTGCCTTTTAGTTCACCGAAGTTGACCGATAGCCTAATTTCAACCGGTAAGCACACCCATAATTCCGCACCTTTCGGAAACGTCGGTCAACATTACCGACTGAATTGACCGATGCTACACAGTGGCATATAAAGAAACTCTTGAAAGTACGATCTCAAATGAATACGAAGAGAGTAAATAACTTGATTGTTATTACTAATTAATAAAACAtgcaaaagattttgaagtAACCAACAAAACTACCAAATGTTACCacataaataataatactACGGAGTATAATATCCTGAATggatgtaaacaaatcatACATCAATAGAAAACTCCTGCGAAGAGTAATTGAACTAGTATTCATTactttatgttttttatttttggatttatttgaaataaCTGCTGAGTTGAGAGACATACCTACAATCGTTTTTCCCCAAGtgtaaaaacaaatgtaaataaactatTTATAACGCTTGAAGCATTGAAACGTTAACTTCCACCCACATTATTACCGAATGTGAATTATGTATATCGGTaaaaagttgttttcaGTCCGTGTTGTTTGGTAACTGTCTATAGGCATAAGTATCATGGTATTTTTAACTACGGATAGGAATAGGAGGCCAATACTTCGTAGCGACAGCTGTGAATTTCTGAAACGAATTATCAAGGATTTGCTCTAATTCGAGTATATCATGACAAGAATACCCGTACAATGTTTGGTACGAGTCTAATGACAAGGATTGTTGCAGCGGCATTGGTACGTGAGGTTCACTCTCGGGTACGGACGCTGCAACACTCGTTTGTTCAAATGCCTTTgttgccttttctttttcttgcataaattgttctttttccctCTTCCATTTGAGTTCTCGTACTTCAGATTCTCGAAAATACGATATCTGTTCGTCCGTTAATGTTCGAATGGTTCCATCCGGATACCTTTCTATAGAAGGCAATTTAGAGTTTTTATTGTATGTAGATGACACATCCAAATCAGCTGGAGATTGAAGAAACGCGTTTTCCCAACATTGGATGGCTACGTTTCCGAAGTGCTCATCATGAAATTTCCGTAAATCTTCTTCTGTAAGAGACATACAGTTAATTCAAGGGTATTGAATCAAGTCCCTTTGTTTCGCAGacaaaaacttcttttctcaTTGTTGAACATACATGGCTCGATCATGCTTATTTAACTTAGGATCATATCCTCGTGTAACTAGTATGTTTCTGTCTTGTAGTCATATGCTTATACACCCAAATATTATATCATATAATTATAGCGTTCGTCGCAACCACTCCAATTTACAcacagaaaagaatatttcGAGCAATGTGCTGTTCAGCTTGACTTTTTTAACAATTATATTTACGCGTAAAAGTAGTTTTTCTATTCTGTAAAAGCAcaaatcattttcaattggGCCATCAACATCCTTATTGCTATAATAATAGTAACTTGATTTGTACATACGTGATTCTCAATCTAGGAAGGACACAGGAAGAAAATGGCCGTacgttgaaaaaaaaaatattcatatAGAATGTATTTTTAACACAACTTATAGACATTAACTAATTTGGAGCCATTCGCTACGTaagtttttttgttctcATTCGGCAATCCGTGCTGGTTTAccctttgctttttttcctttttctctataAAGTTCTGGATAGGCTAACAGAAGAATAGAGGACGGTTAGTTTTTAAAACCACTCGTGGTGATATTCAGTTGGAGTTATGGTGCAAAGAAGCGCCGAAAGCTTGCAGAAATTTTTTACAGTTATGCATGGAAGGGTAAGACAAATGCCATCTTGTGAAGTAAGACTAACATAAAATTATATTCAGGTACTACGATAATACTATTTTTCATCGCGTTGTtccaaactttttgatCCAAGGAGGAGATCCAACCGGCACGGGAATGGGAGGTCAATCCATATACGAAGACGCGTTTCCCATCGAGACACATCCTAGATTACGATTCATGAGACGTGGATTATTGGGAATGGCGAGCGCAGAAGACGAAGGAAATCAGTCTCAGTTTTTTATTACGCTAGGCCCGACGCCAGAATTAAACGGAAAGCAAACgctttttggaagagttgTTGGTGAAACAATATACAACGTAGTGAGAATTTCTGAATTGGAACTCGATGCTGACGAACGACCTCTCTACCCTCCAAAGATTCTTTCCGCTGAAATCATAGATCCCTTTTTTACGGATCTCAAACCACGTAGTACGAAAGAAGATCGTGAACGATTAGCAAAGCAGTTTGcgttagaagaaaagagaaaagagaaatctGAGCTGTTAAAAAAGGGTGTACGCAACAAAACTGTTTTGAGCTTTGGAGACGAGCTCGATATGCCTATTCCTAAGAAGCCCCTTCGTAAAAATCCAATAGTCGaacagaagaaacaaaaagagtcAGAAGATAAACCCGTTCAGCCTTTATTAGATAATTCCAACTCAGAAGCTTCTTTTATACCTCCCCCGAGGATTTCCACTCAGATTAAGTCTGAGGTACCTGCTGAAAAGCCACTTGGTCCTTCCCGTTTTGGTACTTCTGATTCATCCAAACCAgatttgcaaaaagaaatttcgaCCCTAAAAGCCGAAATCAATTCAATGAATAGCTCACCCGTTCCCGTACAAAAGccagaagaaaatcaaaagaaaagaaacgcTTTGGCAGAGGAGCTTGAGAACTATAAAAGCTCAAAGAAGGTTTTAACAGGGAAGCGCAAAAAGTTGACAGCGAATGAAGATCTAACTCTTTCAATGCTGTCAAAATTTCAagcaaaaatcaaaaatgtTGAGACTCAAGACAGCGTTACAGAGTCCCAAGAAGTAAACGTGGAGGAGCCTTGCGGATTACATAGTGTTCCAGGTTGTTATTCATGTTTCGACCGTCTTGGAGAAACTAACGCTTCgaacgaagaaaatggTAACTGGTTCGCTCATACTCTCGTTGCAAAGAGAGATCCTGCGAACAGAACAGAGGATTTGAGGAAACAacgagaagaagaattcaaAGACGTTTCTACACCGGTGGATgtcaagaaagaaagaaaaacaaaattacGGTAAAGCCTTAGACAAGTAATTGTGGAAAAGAACGGCATAGCTTTCGGGATTTATTCTAATAGATATTTATGAGATATGTTAATTAAGGAAAGGATTATACCaaggtatatatatatatatatatatatatatatgtttagaaagaaaaataaaagaggCGGCTACaataacaaaaacaacaatgTGAATCAACCATCTTTGGCAATCGAATAAAATGGGAGATTATTAAGTGGCTTTCAACTTTGTCAATTCGGCATCATCAACGCTTCTTTTGTCAGTCAAAACTTGTCCATAGCTTGCCAATAATCCTGCGGACTTGAAAGGACGCTTAAGGTCATCAGTAGCAGGTTTATTGAGAATatgaattttcatttcgcTTTCATCAAGGAAGCCTCGGATGGCTGAGACAAGTTGGAACAATAAGGGAGGAGCGTAACCCATATATAAATGCATAAACATTGTCGTGCCGATGGTTACGAGCATTTGTTTAAAGCTAGTTAAGAGTTGATTAAGATCGTATTCACGAACTGTCGTAGCAATAAATTTTGCATGTTCGCGCCCTGAAATTGGAGTGGCCGGCTCAACATATTTCATTACAGATAAGTCTATACACATACCGGTTAGTggataaaacaaaagcggCGGCTGGTTACAATTCACCTAGAACGAACTGAACCCAAAGGAATTACTAGCttaccattctttttctggaTGATGGTTTTTGTATAGTAAAACAAACCGATCTGCAGCAATGTTACAAGTGCATAAGCAATGCGCAAGGGCAACAGTAAGTATGGTTTTGAAAAGTCTATGACTTTTGTGAGTGACATCAAAGCACCTGTGATCGCTATAGATTTGACCTTTCCGAGTAAGTAAACATATACCTCAACTAAACTAGTCTTACCTGaggatttttctttattgtttCTATAACAGAGTTCATCTTTTGTTATTCGTTGTTGGTGAAGCAAAAGTCAGTCGCTTGAATTTCAAGCGACTGAAGCTTATTATATTATGAAAGGATACATCATCTTAAGGGTTAAATATCATTTCTTAGAAATCCCTttagaaaatattttatgaTAAGAAGTTTGATCATCTTAGTTGAATATGTATCGATCCTCAAACAACATGAATCGTACTCCTAAATAAAACAACATAATAATATTAGTAACAATAAATATTGAGGACGTTTTTAGATAGCTTGTTGTTTACCAAGGTAGGGCATGCTTTCAAGTTACGCTCGTTTCGTAGTCTGTCATATGGAGATACCACTCCTAACGTGTAAACAATAAGAAACcattaaagaaacaataaaGGAATCATTCCCAAGGCTTATTATATAGTTTCAggaaatttattttatttgaacGTTGCTTCAGTAGTCATTTATTGTCGCGTCGACATTTATTATGAGCAAGATCTCCAACAAAGTAGGCTTCGGTGAAGCCATCAAAAGGTTCCAGGAGAGTAAGGTACTGAGTTGAAGATTGTCTATTTCTGATAAGCTAATTCCTTTCAAAGGTACTTCTCGTAGGTGCAGGCGGCATTGGCTGTGAATTATTGAAGAATCTGTTGATGTCTAAtgtgaaagaaatttgtATTATTGATTTAGATACTATAGATCTATCGAACTTGAATCGGCAGTTTCTATTTCGGAAACATCATGTGAAGCAAGCCAAGGCAATAGTAGCTATGAAAACAGCTCAGTCCTTCAATCCGAATGTGAAAATAGAGGCAATCCAAGCGAATATCAAGGAGCCCCGATTCAATATTTCTTGGTTTCGCCAATTTggtattgttttcaatgcGCTAGACAATTTGGATGCCAGGCGTCACGTTAATAAACTATGCCTCCTTGCTAATGTTCCACTTGTGGAAAGCGGTACTACAGGATTTCTTGGTCAAGTTCAAGTCATTATTCATGGGGAAACAGAATGCTACGATTGTAATCCTAAACAGCAACCAAAGGTCTATCCAGTATGTACAATCCGAAGTACGCCTAGCCAACCAATTCACTGTATCGTGTGGGCAAAGAGCTATTTCTTTCCACAACTGTTCGGTgataatgaagaaaatgatgaagGGATACAAAATATTGCTCAAAACGAAgcacaaaagaaagagataGAAGAGTTGGCACGTGAAACAAGAGAGCTTGCTGAACTTAGAAACTCCCTCGTAACTGACTCAAAcgcttttgaaaagatttttGATAAAATATATCATAGAGATATCGCTCGACTTAGAGACGTGCCTGATATGTGGGCTTATCGTGCTCCTCCTACGGTTTTAGACATTGATGATTTAGGTCAGAAAGCCGGTCATTTAAGTTCTCCTTGGCTggatgaacaaaaaatctGGACTCTGGAGGAAAACTTTTCCGTCCTAAAATCTTCTATTCAACGTCTTTCGCAAAGGCTGAAGCATTTTGCCAGTGAAGGCTTATCATTCGATAAAGATGATAAAGACACCATGGACTTTGTGGCTGCTTCTGCAAACCTAAGAGCGTATTCTTTTGGTATTGAGCAACATTCTGAGTTTGACATAAAGCAAATGGCCGGGAATATAATTCCTGCGATTGCTACCACAAACGCCGTTATAGCTGGGCTCTGTGTTACTGAAGCGCTTAAAGTATATCAAAATGATAGCGATGAACTCAAAAACGTAAGTGTTTAATGCTCTTTATGCCTGGTTCCTTGCCATTTCGATTTGCTTACACTTTTCTTTAGGTATTTATGGCGAAAAGAGCCGACCGTGTTTTTCATGGAGAGAAGGTATGCAAGCCTAATCCATATTGCGCTACATGTTCGTTTAAGCATATGAAGTTACCTGTCGATCATAATCGCATGCTTTTAAAGGACCTTGTCAAACGCATTTTACAGGATGTTTTGCATTATTCTGAGGAAGTTAGCGTCTTAAAAGAAGATCTAATTTATGATGttgattttgaagataatTTTGATTCGACTTTAGCTGATCTTGGAATAAGTGGTGAAAATAATACAGTTCTTACTATTCTGGgtgaagaaagaagatcGGACAATGAGGAAACAACGAATTCACAAAATGTATCTCGCAtacctcttcttcttgaaataCTCCCCATGGATAAGCATATAGATACATCGAACACACCCTATCGATTACCTTCCGAGACTATAATTATTCCGCTAACACCTGAGCCGTTGCAATCTTCTTCAGACACTGAGACAGAAATGGCTGACACTAAGGGTGTTGATGACATCTTTGAAGTTATGCCTTcagaaaacgaaatcaTAGATATAGAAGTCATCGAAAGTGAAGACGTGCCCAATTCAGGTTCTCCAAAACTACGGGCTAGttcattgaaaagaaaaccttCCATAGATGATGAAACggagacaaaaaaaagcaaaaactagGTAGGACTTTTTGCTAgaatcaattcttttaatagCCTGAACTTTACATCGTATGCTAATCTGAACGGTCAGTATTGCTTTATCAAAcgaaattttgttttaattcaCATCTTACATATCTGCGTAATGACCTACGAACTATTGTTAtaacaatcaaaaatatatttaccattataaaaaatgacCTAGTAAATCTAGTCTCATACCTATTTCCAACAaggtaaaacaaaagtctATAGTAGACAACGTGAAAAAATAACTCAAGACaccaaaataaacaaagcgGTTCATTCTTAGTCATAACTTCAATTTATATTTAAGCAGAGAAAGTTTTGCCAGCCAAAATGTTGACCAACTCATGCATACCACGCCACCAAGCGTTCTTGGGACGACGTTGCTCAATTTCAGTTTCATTAGACTCGACTTCAGCAACAGGAGTGAAGGTAACACCGGTACCACGGATACCAATGACAGCAGCGGAGCCGGTTTCGGATCCCAGGTTGTCTGCACGGCAGTTTTCGAAGAAACGAATGGTACGCATGGCAAGGCGAGCAGCACGAGCACGGTCCATAGGAGTAGGGTTACCACCTTGTTGAACGTGACCAGGGATAGCAGTACGAGCGCTAAAGCGGTGCTTAGCTTCTTCGCTGATGATGTCGCCAATAACATCGGTGGTGTAAACCTTGGAAGCACATTCGTTACGAAGGATAAGTTGACCAGCACGGTTGCGTCCGGCTTCCATGGCGAAAGTTTGCTTAAGATGATCGATATCGGTACGCAACATATCCAAAGTGATACCATCTTCGGGAGTATAAATGGCAGAAGCACCAGTTATAAGACCACCAACAGTTGCAATGTAACCAGACTTACCACCTTGAACCTCACATACGAAGACACGGCGACGGCTAGCGCTAGCACTTTGCTTGATGGTATCACAATACTCCATGACGGAGTTAAGGCAAGTATCACAACCCAAAGAGAATTCGGTACCAGGGACGTTATTAGAGATGGTAGCGGGAATTGTAGCCATGGGAATACGGAAAGAAGGGTAATTAACACGGGCGTGCTCTAATTGAGAGAGAGCAGtaaaagcttcaaaacCACCAACAATGATCAAGCCATCGATATTGTGTTGTTGGAATTTGTAGGCACAGTGACCCATATCGAGATCTGGGGTATCACGGTTAGTACCGATTTCACTACCACCGCGAATGCACCATTCATCAACGTCGATCCAAGAAAGCTCATGGATAGAGTCATGACGTAAGAAGCCAGAGAACCCGTTGTCAATAGCAAGAGGAGTGTGACCACGGTTCAAGCAGTAACGAACAGCAGCACGAGTAGCAGAGTTCATACCACCAGCGGGAGCACCAACATGGACGATGGCAACACgcattctttcttcagGAGCGAGGaagttcttttcatcttgaATGAAAGTAGTACCCTCCCAGGTGTGTAAGTAGTCAGCGAATTCGGGGTCTCTCAAGTCCATAGCAGAGGCAAAgtccttcttttcaatgGCATCGGCAACCTTGTGAGTTAACTTGACGGCTTCCATCAAGGGCTTGCGGTTGATCTTGTTACCGTTGATAGCGATCATGGGAGAGGGAGTCTCGGGGGTAGAGGCAAGGACAGCATCGACGGCGTCAACACCTTGAAGAGTAGCAAGCATACGATCGTAAGCACAGGGGATACCACCACGTTGAACGTGACCGAGGGTGGTAACACGAGTGTCCAAATGAACACGTTCAGACAAAAGTTTCTTAATGTCTTCAGCAGAGATGTGGTTGAGTTCAGAGTCGATAGCACCTTCTGCGACAATGATGATAGACTTTCTCTTACCTTCCTTACGGAAGGCACTCAAAGCATTGCACATCTCGTCCTGCCACTTGCCAACTTGAGCGGGGCGCTCGGGAACGAAGACAAAGTCAGCACCGGTAGCCAAGGCAGCCAAAACGGCCAACCAACCACAGTGACGACCCATAACCTCGACAACGAAGGCACGGGAGTGAGAAATGGCGGTGGAGGAGATAGAGTCGACGGCTTCGCAGATACGGTGAAGGGAAGAGAAGGCACCGATAGTAACATCGGTAGAGGACATATCGTTGTCGATAGAGCCGACCAAACCAACGATGGTAAGGTTACGGTAAAGGTTAGATTGCTCAGTAGTGATGGCCTTGGTGTCTTCAAGTTCTTGGACCAAACCAGGCCAGTCAGAGCGGAAAAGATCGGCACCGGTTAAGGAACCATCACCACCACAGACAATAAGAGAATCGACACCGGCGGTGATCAAGTTCTTGGCGGCACGGAGACGACCAGCACGTTCACGGAAAGCCATACAACGGGCAGTACCAATCAAGGTACCACCTTCGGCGAGCCAACCACGGACATCGCCCCATGCCAATTGACGGATCATGTCACCACCTTGGACAAGACCTTCATAACCTTCATAAACAGCGAAAGCATCGCAACCACGGTGGATGGCATAGCGAGCGACGGCACGAACGGCGGCGTTCATACCAGGAGCGTCACCACCACTGGTCATGACAGcaatcttcttcttgacACCGGGGGCCTTGGTGGTTTGTTTGGTGGCCTTGTTAATGGCGTCGAGAGGGGTAGAGGTACCACTGGACATGTTGGATTGAACGCCCGACTCAACAGACTTCTTCATGTTAGCATGAGCGAAGGGATTGTAGCGGTCGGAGAAACCGACCAAGTTGCCCAAAGGATCTTCGACGTAAATCTCGTCgggtttcttttcattagGCAAAGATTGGAACTTGATAGAGTCGGAGGAAAGCTTCTTGACCAATTCAGGCAAGTTGGGATAGTAAAAGACGATAGAGGTCTTTTGGCCACGCCATTCTGCTTCTTCGGAGACGGGGGAAAGGGAGAACTCACCGGGAACGTAACGAAGCTTCAGAGTGGCAGACTCGCCATCGTTGCTTCCTCTGACGTGAAGCCAGTCTTCACGGACAGAGTTGTTACAAACGCGAACATTGTGAGTATCGGAAATACCGAAGAAAGCCAACTTTTGGAAACCGAGTTTTTGATAGAACTTGAGAGTCTCGTCGTATGCACCCTCTGAGGTAGCAACGAGAGAATAGCAAGAAATTCCATGCACAGCGTTTTCACTCATTTTGCGATGTGATATGCTACAATAGTTGGGAATTTctgtttcaaaaactttgaatGATTTGTTTTATGTGTTTTAGAatttcaaatgaaaataatcCTCGTCGTAAAGAAATCGTGAGCTTGGtaaaatatattttcaaCCTGAGCTGTACTGGATGTAGGCAGCTTTTTGAACTTTGATGTAGTGGAAGGAAGAGGTATAAAATACGATGTACGcaaattttataatataTGATCAAATCCAAATCCCCGGAATATATTCCTTTGCATTCTCTACATTTTGCAATGTCTTGCCGTTGCTCTGGTAATGATATGCTTACGTCGTTCATTTTCCGACAATTCCCGCGCCCGCACATATTTACGTCAAGCATTCGTAATGCATggtggaaaaaaaaaaaaagagcgACAAGAAGATGAATACGTACCTGTACTATGTTGTTGATTCATCCAAGTTTTATGTATAGGATGCGAGtggttttatttttcttagtcgtttttttttcaacacAAACAGAGGATTTTAATGGGTGCGTCGGAAAACGCCCTGCAAGGAACATGCAACATGTCAGACACGCTGATCCTATCTAGGTAACATGATTAGCGTGGATCGTAAGGAAAAAACGAGGTATCATTCGACAGCGGTAACAAGAAGGGGATAGAAGTCTCGGAAAAACAAcagatttcttttatttacaaacaaaCGCAGTCGACCTGGTGTCCCAAAATGCAGTAGTACATAACAGTACATAAAATAGTACATTGAAGAGTAAATAGACCgagtaaataaataaaagaatattaaaaagaaaagaaatttgaagGATTTCTCTATCTTGCACCTCGTCTGGCAACGTTTTTCCTACTAGCCTTAGCGTTCCTTTGGATTCCGTTTGAGGGATCAGATCTCTCGCATTGTTCCTATCATTGATCCATCCCTGCCCATGCTCGGTGTTAACCGATCGAATGTTTAGGTTAGGTAAAGGGACGGGTGGTCGAATAACCGGTCCCGCGTTTAGGAATATTGACGACTTCAGTAGGGGAAAAggtttctaaaaaaaaagaaaaaaaaagaaacgactcaaaagaatttttagttattcttctttttctttcatcaaGAGAAAAAGCTTATGAAATTGCAAACGTCGCCGATAATGTTTTACGATTTCCTACCTTTGCATAGAACGACATCATTTTCTCTATCGACTTCGTTTACCGTCGATCTCTTACGGTACCTCTCGTATACTTTGAATTCCACCCTCGTTGCATTCTCGTAAATCGTTTCTTTTGccttggtttgtttacccaaaaaaaatagggTATTCCAGCGAGTCTTATCGTCTCCTTTAAAGGGACTCTTCTAGTGTAGTATAGGGTAGGGTTAGGTAGTGCAGTGTCTAATAATAGGATTGAGTAGGTAGGATAGAAAAGATGAGAGTAAGacacttttcttttcaaacaatGTTAGAAACATTATATGTAtcagtttattttttttatttcatttgatattttttttctaactCTTTAACCTAATCAACTTATTTGTTTGcctattta contains:
- the rip1 gene encoding ubiquinol-cytochrome-c reductase complex subunit 5, Rip1, yielding MFPKQFISKSVASALRRMPASSSATSQSLARSAVNSAVKTSGPLAFTRRYNSESTEIPDFSEYKTKSSSGDRSRVVSYAMVGTLGALTAAGAQATVHDFLASWSASADVLAMSKTEVDLNKIPEGKNMVVKWQGKPVFIRHRTQAEIDEANAMDISALRDPQADSDRVQKPEWLVMIGVCTHLGCVPIGEAGDYGGWFCPCHGSHYDISGRIRRGPAPINLVIPQYEFDGDKLIVG
- the gem8 gene encoding SMN complex subunit Gem8, with translation MSLTEEDLRKFHDEHFGNVAIQCWENAFLQSPADLDVSSTYNKNSKLPSIERYPDGTIRTLTDEQISYFRESEVRELKWKREKEQFMQEKEKATKAFEQTSVAASVPESEPHVPMPLQQSLSLDSYQTLYGYSCHDILELEQILDNSFQKFTAVATKYWPPIPIRS
- the cyp7 gene encoding cyclophilin family peptidyl-prolyl cis-trans isomerase Cyp7, whose product is MATLTNLEPFATGRLVFKTTRGDIQLELWCKEAPKACRNFLQLCMEGYYDNTIFHRVVPNFLIQGGDPTGTGMGGQSIYEDAFPIETHPRLRFMRRGLLGMASAEDEGNQSQFFITLGPTPELNGKQTLFGRVVGETIYNVVRISELELDADERPLYPPKILSAEIIDPFFTDLKPRSTKEDRERLAKQFALEEKRKEKSELLKKGVRNKTVLSFGDELDMPIPKKPLRKNPIVEQKKQKESEDKPVQPLLDNSNSEASFIPPPRISTQIKSEVPAEKPLGPSRFGTSDSSKPDLQKEISTLKAEINSMNSSPVPVQKPEENQKKRNALAEELENYKSSKKVLTGKRKKLTANEDLTLSMLSKFQAKIKNVETQDSVTESQEVNVEEPCGLHSVPGCYSCFDRLGETNASNEENGNWFAHTLVAKRDPANRTEDLRKQREEEFKDVSTPVDVKKERKTKLR
- the snd301 gene encoding SRP-independent ER targeting protein Snd3a — translated: MNSVIETIKKNPQVKSIAITGALMSLTKVIDFSKPYLLLPLRIAYALVTLLQIGLFYYTKTIIQKKNDLSVMKYVEPATPISGREHAKFIATTVREYDLNQLLTSFKQMLVTIGTTMFMHLYMGYAPPLLFQLVSAIRGFLDESEMKIHILNKPATDDLKRPFKSAGLLASYGQVLTDKRSVDDAELTKLKAT
- the uba2 gene encoding SUMO activating enzyme E1-type Uba2, with product MSKISNKVGFGEAIKRFQESKVLLVGAGGIGCELLKNLLMSNVKEICIIDLDTIDLSNLNRQFLFRKHHVKQAKAIVAMKTAQSFNPNVKIEAIQANIKEPRFNISWFRQFGIVFNALDNLDARRHVNKLCLLANVPLVESGTTGFLGQVQVIIHGETECYDCNPKQQPKVYPVCTIRSTPSQPIHCIVWAKSYFFPQLFGDNEENDEGIQNIAQNEAQKKEIEELARETRELAELRNSLVTDSNAFEKIFDKIYHRDIARLRDVPDMWAYRAPPTVLDIDDLGQKAGHLSSPWLDEQKIWTLEENFSVLKSSIQRLSQRLKHFASEGLSFDKDDKDTMDFVAASANLRAYSFGIEQHSEFDIKQMAGNIIPAIATTNAVIAGLCVTEALKVYQNDSDELKNVFMAKRADRVFHGEKVCKPNPYCATCSFKHMKLPVDHNRMLLKDLVKRILQDVLHYSEEVSVLKEDLIYDVDFEDNFDSTLADLGISGENNTVLTILGEERRSDNEETTNSQNVSRIPLLLEILPMDKHIDTSNTPYRLPSETIIIPLTPEPLQSSSDTETEMADTKGVDDIFEVMPSENEIIDIEVIESEDVPNSGSPKLRASSLKRKPSIDDETETKKSKN
- the pfk1 gene encoding 6-phosphofructokinase pfk1 — protein: MSENAVHGISCYSLVATSEGAYDETLKFYQKLGFQKLAFFGISDTHNVRVCNNSVREDWLHVRGSNDGESATLKLRYVPGEFSLSPVSEEAEWRGQKTSIVFYYPNLPELVKKLSSDSIKFQSLPNEKKPDEIYVEDPLGNLVGFSDRYNPFAHANMKKSVESGVQSNMSSGTSTPLDAINKATKQTTKAPGVKKKIAVMTSGGDAPGMNAAVRAVARYAIHRGCDAFAVYEGYEGLVQGGDMIRQLAWGDVRGWLAEGGTLIGTARCMAFRERAGRLRAAKNLITAGVDSLIVCGGDGSLTGADLFRSDWPGLVQELEDTKAITTEQSNLYRNLTIVGLVGSIDNDMSSTDVTIGAFSSLHRICEAVDSISSTAISHSRAFVVEVMGRHCGWLAVLAALATGADFVFVPERPAQVGKWQDEMCNALSAFRKEGKRKSIIIVAEGAIDSELNHISAEDIKKLLSERVHLDTRVTTLGHVQRGGIPCAYDRMLATLQGVDAVDAVLASTPETPSPMIAINGNKINRKPLMEAVKLTHKVADAIEKKDFASAMDLRDPEFADYLHTWEGTTFIQDEKNFLAPEERMRVAIVHVGAPAGGMNSATRAAVRYCLNRGHTPLAIDNGFSGFLRHDSIHELSWIDVDEWCIRGGSEIGTNRDTPDLDMGHCAYKFQQHNIDGLIIVGGFEAFTALSQLEHARVNYPSFRIPMATIPATISNNVPGTEFSLGCDTCLNSVMEYCDTIKQSASASRRRVFVCEVQGGKSGYIATVGGLITGASAIYTPEDGITLDMLRTDIDHLKQTFAMEAGRNRAGQLILRNECASKVYTTDVIGDIISEEAKHRFSARTAIPGHVQQGGNPTPMDRARAARLAMRTIRFFENCRADNLGSETGSAAVIGIRGTGVTFTPVAEVESNETEIEQRRPKNAWWRGMHELVNILAGKTFSA